From the Pseudanabaena sp. BC1403 genome, the window GTAACTACTGAACGAATTGGCTCTCCATCAGTTGCTTGAAAAAATTGAGAGCTATCGAATATTCGAGCTTTACTCATGATTATTTTGTTTTTTAGGCTTTGCTTTATATACAAGTAAGAGAGATAAGTAGGAGTCTAACTACATTTACAATTTTTGATTGTCTGATCTCGCACCTTTCAAGGCTAACTAACCAAATAATTTTCATACCCATTCTTGAAAATGTAGGTACACTTTCAAGAATGGGAAATCAAACCAAGTAAGATTTTGAGAGCCAAGATTATTGCAAAAATAATAGTAATTCTCGTTTTAAGAATTATTTTTTTTGAGTTTTATCCCAAAACACAAAGTGGCTTAGCCACTTTGTGTTTTTAAACCCCTTACAGGGTTTGCTTTTTAATTCACAGAAGTGTGACAACACTTTTGTGAATTGGTATTACTGCGTTATAGGCAAAGGAAAACTCGAAATTGGTTTCATAATGAGAATTTCTGCAAAAATTGTTTCTGGATTGCAAAAGTATGCTTTAAGGCTGTAGTATGGTTAGCTGGACTGAAAAAATAGGAGACTAGTACTATGGGTCGTGTATGCCAACTAACAGGCAAAAAAGCCAATAATTCCGTATCGATTTCTTTCTCACACAAGCGTCATAAGCACTTACAACACGTAAACTTACAAGACAAAAGAATTTGGTGGGAAGAAGGAAAGCGTTTTGTAAAATTACAAATTTCCACCAAAGCCATTAAGACTTTGCAAAAGAAAGGACTCTCCGCATTTGCGAAAGAAGCAGGTATTGACCTTCGCAAATTCTAAATAATAAGAGGGGTGCTTTGCGCCCCTCTATTATGTTGGAGACTTTATGAATATTGGTATAGTTGGTTTAGGTTTAATTGGTGGCTCGCTAGGGTTAGATCTGCTCGCTTCATCGCAAGATCATCACTATGTGTGGGGCATCAGTCGCAACTCTGAAACCTGCAAACAAGCAGCAGCGATCGCTGCCGTAAGTATCGCTAGTACAAATATTGCAGATATTCCCGATCGCATTCTCAGTCAAACTGATATCGTTGTCATCTGTACGCCGATCGCAGCAATTTTGCCGACGATTTCCGCACTCGCGCCAAAATTAGCTTCTAACGTCATTTTTACGGATGTTGGCTCGGTCAAATCAGCGATCGTTGAGCCAGCATTGAAGATTTGCCAGCAATTTAATCAGCGATTTGTGGGCAGTCATCCGATGGCGGGAACTGCATTTCAAGGAATTTTAGCTGCCGAACGCAATCTATTTCAAAATCGTCCCTGTGTAGTTACGCCCAGTCATGATCTTGAGGCTGTTGAGAAAGTGCGATCGCTATGGCAGTTAGTGGGCATGAATGTCTATGAATGTAGCCCTGAAGAACATGATCGCGCCGTCGCCATGATTAGCCATGCCCCTGTAATGATTAGTGCTAGTTTGATTGCGGCTTGTCAGGGGGAAAGTGATCGGACGGTTTTAAAATTAGCGCAAAATTTAGCGAGTTCGGGGTTCCGTGATACTAGTCGCGTTGGCGGTGGTAATCCTGAACTAGGGAGACTAATGTCGGAATATAATCAATCGGCTGTATTGCGATCGCTGCAAAACTATCAGCAATCTTTGCAACAAGTGATTAGTTTAATTGAGAACAAACAATGGGAAGAATTAGAGGCTTTTTTAGCTAATACTCAACGCGATCGCGCATTTTACGTTGATTAAAATGAAGAGAGGGCGCTTTGCGCCCGCTCTTCATTTTTTGGGAAAAGATTTGAGAAGACCACCACAGGCATCAAATAGCAGATCGATGACATAGTTAAATCCATCTGCACCACCGTAATAGGGATCAGGAACTTCTTTATCGGTGTAAGTTTCGCAGAAGTCACACATCATCTTCACCTTGTCCGTAAATTTCCCTTGCGGATCGAGAACGAGAATATTGCGATAATTATCTTTGTCCATCGCCAGAATCAAGTCAAATTCGCGCAAATCCATCGCCTGAAATTGTCTAGCTGAGCCAACAAAATCTAAGCCACGTTCTTTGGCAGCCGCACGCATACGGCGATCGGGTGGTGCACCCACATGCCAGCCACCAGTACCCGCCGAATCGCAGATAAAGCGATCGCCTAGTCCTTGCTTCTCAACTAAATGATTCATAATATTTTCTGCCGCAGGTGATCGGCAAATATTTCCGAGGCAAACAAATAGAAGTTTTTTGGTCATATTTATATTCCATAAACCATGTAATACCAAAACACAAAATGGCTACGCCATTTTGTGTTTTTAAAACCCTTACAGGGTTTGGGTTTTAATTCACAGAAGTGTTGTCACACTTTTGTGAATTGGTATAAAGGTGCTGTAAAGCAGCACCTTTACAGAAAGAAGTTAAGCACAGAGCGCTAAAATTTGTTCGACAACCTTGGGTGTAACATCTTGATTTTCGCCTAAGGCGACAAAACCACGCTTCTCGAAGCGATCGATAATTTTGGGAATCACATCTAGTCCCACGCCGTAGTCTGATAGATGGGTACAAACGCCGACAGTCTCAAAAAAGTCGCGAGTTTTCGCGATCGCCCGATCAATGCGTACCTCTTCTGTGCCATCGACAAGACCCCAAACGCGATCAGCATATTGCAAGAGCTTTTGCCTTTTGAGATCGCGTCTAATCGTCAGCATATTTGGCAACACGATCGCCAAAGTCTGAGCATGATCGATGCCATGTAGCGCCGTTAGCTCATGACCGATCATGTGCGTTGCCCAATCTTGAGGTACACCGACACCGATTATTCCATTGAGCGCCATTGTGGCACACCACATTACATTGGCACGAGCTTCGTAGTTATGGAGATCCGCTAAGATTTTCGGACCTTCTTCGATCAAGGTTTTGAGAATAGACTCAGCCATCCGATCCTGTAATGGCGCATTAGCAGGATATGTCAAATACTGTTCCATAACATGAACATAGGCATCAACAATTCCATTACTAACCTGACGAATAGGCAACGAGTAAGTTGTTTCAGGGTCTAAAACTGAGAATTTGGGAAATACAAGCGGGCTAGAGAAAAACAACTTTTCTTGGGTTTCCCATTTGGTAACCACAGAGCTAGTGTTCATCTCAGAACCAGTAGCTGGCAAAGTCAACACTGAACCCAAGGGAATTGCCGCTTTGACAGGGGCTTGTTTGGCACAAATATCCCAAGGATCACCTTCAAAGGGAACTGCGGCAGCAATAAATTTTGTACCATCAAGGACGGAGCCGCCGCCCACCGCCAGCAAAAAATCAATCCCTTCAGCTCGAATCAATTCAACTGCTTTGAGCAATGTTTCAAGATGTGGATTTGCCTCAATTCCGCCAAATTCGAGAAAGTTATGCCCTGTGAGGGCTGCTTTTACTTGCTCGTAAACTCCGTTAGTTTTGATGCTACCGCCACCATAGATGACTAGGATTTTGGCATCAGCAGGAATTTCTGCACTGATATTCGCAATTTGACCTTTGCCAAATAAAATCTTGACTGGATTGTAAAAAGCAAAATTTTCCATGACTAAC encodes:
- the rpmB gene encoding 50S ribosomal protein L28, which produces MGRVCQLTGKKANNSVSISFSHKRHKHLQHVNLQDKRIWWEEGKRFVKLQISTKAIKTLQKKGLSAFAKEAGIDLRKF
- a CDS encoding prephenate/arogenate dehydrogenase; protein product: MNIGIVGLGLIGGSLGLDLLASSQDHHYVWGISRNSETCKQAAAIAAVSIASTNIADIPDRILSQTDIVVICTPIAAILPTISALAPKLASNVIFTDVGSVKSAIVEPALKICQQFNQRFVGSHPMAGTAFQGILAAERNLFQNRPCVVTPSHDLEAVEKVRSLWQLVGMNVYECSPEEHDRAVAMISHAPVMISASLIAACQGESDRTVLKLAQNLASSGFRDTSRVGGGNPELGRLMSEYNQSAVLRSLQNYQQSLQQVISLIENKQWEELEAFLANTQRDRAFYVD
- a CDS encoding iron-containing alcohol dehydrogenase — translated: MENFAFYNPVKILFGKGQIANISAEIPADAKILVIYGGGSIKTNGVYEQVKAALTGHNFLEFGGIEANPHLETLLKAVELIRAEGIDFLLAVGGGSVLDGTKFIAAAVPFEGDPWDICAKQAPVKAAIPLGSVLTLPATGSEMNTSSVVTKWETQEKLFFSSPLVFPKFSVLDPETTYSLPIRQVSNGIVDAYVHVMEQYLTYPANAPLQDRMAESILKTLIEEGPKILADLHNYEARANVMWCATMALNGIIGVGVPQDWATHMIGHELTALHGIDHAQTLAIVLPNMLTIRRDLKRQKLLQYADRVWGLVDGTEEVRIDRAIAKTRDFFETVGVCTHLSDYGVGLDVIPKIIDRFEKRGFVALGENQDVTPKVVEQILALCA
- a CDS encoding low molecular weight protein-tyrosine-phosphatase, whose translation is MTKKLLFVCLGNICRSPAAENIMNHLVEKQGLGDRFICDSAGTGGWHVGAPPDRRMRAAAKERGLDFVGSARQFQAMDLREFDLILAMDKDNYRNILVLDPQGKFTDKVKMMCDFCETYTDKEVPDPYYGGADGFNYVIDLLFDACGGLLKSFPKK